One stretch of Pseudomonas azotoformans DNA includes these proteins:
- a CDS encoding winged helix-turn-helix domain-containing protein — protein sequence MHFSNVLAIARTPSKSEDFRELIVRTVADDLKVDTRYYEQLVDTQESHASYRAIIIEIDTPAASNQTLDIIRKTRNSHPNCTIFVVVTFASSLSKTKYYLAGADYCIKVAEGSPEKKLSLFDAFLSEGERLNRCGLVLDQDRMCLYGNGKKLEISFIEMKVLDALIQRRLLSHNEIAEVMGLNTKYYDSRALEKSISRLRSKIKAHYGDNIIQNIRGYGYKLSRGVICASHFQTAKERPHRE from the coding sequence ATGCATTTTTCCAACGTCCTCGCTATTGCACGGACTCCATCTAAATCGGAGGATTTTCGGGAGCTTATAGTTCGCACTGTAGCGGATGATTTGAAAGTCGATACACGTTACTACGAACAACTCGTTGACACCCAGGAAAGCCACGCAAGCTACCGCGCTATCATCATAGAGATCGACACCCCTGCGGCGAGCAATCAAACCCTGGACATAATAAGAAAAACCCGAAACAGCCACCCCAACTGCACCATATTTGTCGTCGTCACATTCGCCTCCAGTTTGAGTAAGACCAAATACTATCTGGCTGGCGCGGATTACTGCATCAAAGTGGCAGAGGGGTCCCCTGAAAAAAAGTTAAGCCTGTTTGATGCTTTTCTCAGTGAGGGTGAACGACTGAATCGTTGTGGCCTGGTGCTCGATCAGGATCGCATGTGCCTTTATGGTAACGGCAAGAAACTTGAAATTTCCTTCATCGAAATGAAAGTTCTGGACGCGCTTATACAGCGCCGACTGCTCAGTCACAATGAAATCGCCGAAGTCATGGGCCTTAATACCAAGTACTACGACTCCCGCGCCCTGGAAAAGTCCATCAGCCGACTGCGTAGCAAAATCAAGGCGCACTACGGTGACAACATTATTCAGAATATCCGTGGTTATGGGTACAAACTAAGCCGGGGAGTTATATGTGCCAGCCATTTTCAAACCGCCAAGGAAAGACCCCATCGTGAATAG
- a CDS encoding acyl-CoA thioesterase, which produces MNLWFRLLFMLSRRPWRKPVHGLDTTVVRMRVWPLDLDINRHVTNGRYFSLADVARMDFVLRTGAFRVALRNKALPIVGDTWGKFRRELKLFEVFEVHTRMLGWDHKWSLMEHRFVSNSRVVGVVVMRGLFRSAKGTLPPGDFVKALGLEETSPPMPQWLSDWAKNCDDMSVQLRGEEQI; this is translated from the coding sequence ATGAATCTGTGGTTTCGCTTGCTCTTCATGCTGTCCCGGCGCCCCTGGCGCAAACCTGTGCATGGCCTGGACACCACGGTGGTGCGCATGCGCGTCTGGCCGCTTGACCTGGACATCAACCGACACGTCACCAATGGCCGGTACTTTTCCCTGGCGGATGTTGCCCGGATGGATTTCGTATTGCGCACCGGGGCCTTTCGCGTGGCATTGCGCAACAAGGCGCTGCCGATCGTCGGTGATACCTGGGGCAAATTCCGTCGCGAGCTGAAGCTGTTCGAAGTGTTTGAGGTACACACGCGCATGCTCGGCTGGGACCACAAGTGGAGCCTGATGGAGCACCGCTTCGTGAGCAACAGCCGGGTGGTCGGCGTGGTGGTGATGCGCGGGCTGTTCCGGTCGGCCAAGGGCACCCTGCCGCCGGGCGACTTTGTGAAGGCGTTGGGCCTGGAAGAGACGTCGCCACCGATGCCGCAATGGCTCAGTGACTGGGCGAAAAACTGCGATGACATGAGTGTGCAATTGCGGGGGGAGGAGCAGATTTGA